In the genome of Treponema pedis, one region contains:
- a CDS encoding PASTA domain-containing protein — MGFSDIADGIEGNGKVIIITSLVMLIFVMLVSTIVFFTSLKTADQVLVPNIEGEQLAEAMLKLQVKELYPRIQLRFSDNPDDAGTILEQNPPAGTIVKAGRRINVIVSRGAVIDRVENYVGKSLNDVQQHFASLFTAGRKQLVSIKEPLMYKYSSIPAGTILEQNPSPDTQIHEGIEIEFIVSKGPENEKVTVPKLEGAGLEEVYAAMLNNKLIFTVKAETDSSLTSPSVTSQSAAPNSETEAFSQIQISIKFPENKGNTIYGVYSPNLPKYPYPVKVSLDAVYPDGKQEELVNFKNAGGKCDIPYGVPEGTVLVLTVLNKKVQTFEVRPE; from the coding sequence ATGGGATTTTCAGATATTGCAGACGGAATCGAAGGAAACGGAAAAGTAATTATAATTACCTCGCTTGTAATGCTTATTTTTGTTATGCTGGTATCAACAATTGTGTTTTTTACATCTCTTAAAACGGCGGATCAGGTTTTAGTGCCGAACATCGAAGGAGAGCAGCTTGCTGAAGCTATGCTGAAGCTGCAAGTAAAAGAACTTTATCCGCGCATTCAGCTTAGATTTTCGGATAACCCCGACGATGCGGGAACAATTTTAGAGCAAAACCCTCCGGCAGGCACAATTGTAAAAGCCGGAAGAAGAATTAACGTAATAGTAAGCCGAGGGGCTGTAATCGACAGGGTGGAAAATTATGTAGGAAAAAGTTTAAACGACGTTCAACAGCACTTTGCCTCACTTTTTACCGCAGGCAGAAAACAACTCGTTTCAATAAAAGAACCCCTTATGTATAAATACAGCTCTATTCCGGCAGGTACGATTCTTGAGCAAAATCCCTCTCCCGACACTCAAATTCATGAAGGAATCGAAATAGAATTTATCGTAAGCAAGGGGCCTGAAAACGAAAAAGTTACCGTTCCCAAATTGGAAGGAGCCGGTCTTGAGGAAGTTTATGCCGCAATGCTTAACAATAAACTTATTTTTACGGTTAAAGCCGAAACCGATTCTTCACTGACTTCTCCTTCGGTAACGTCCCAAAGCGCCGCTCCCAATTCCGAAACGGAGGCTTTTTCGCAAATTCAAATTTCGATAAAATTCCCCGAAAACAAAGGAAACACGATATACGGGGTTTACTCGCCTAACCTGCCTAAATATCCGTACCCCGTAAAAGTTTCACTTGATGCCGTTTACCCCGACGGAAAACAGGAAGAGCTTGTGAACTTTAAAAATGCAGGCGGTAAATGCGATATTCCTTACGGTGTTCCTGAAGGCACGGTTTTGGTTTTAACGGTATTAAACAAAAAGGTGCAAACCTTTGAAGTACGCCCGGAATAA
- a CDS encoding P83/100 family protein has protein sequence MKKLLVFCLFLTAVFSAAAAIEVDRPEIDTVKNRVIEFINYTGEHDTVDSVETIRAIGSALGPAVRQGRAGDTEKYAVIHCVDPAVKTGFDADIFIIGKNAGVDHINNLRLMIAGYLSAAYGYSQKDAATIAHFVTVYNAVYRSNFSYFKEKYKQVVLNNLTAEKAGIALRYDQWPGQTQIVIPLTDQKYSGTLSSVDTSSISDKNVVEKMRESDDKEIAARKDMVDLKERESGEAEKRAEEIKKEAAEKKKEAATQQKEADKQKKEAATQQKEADKKQKEADKKQKEADSAKAKAEKTGDEKDKAAADKKQAEADKAKEQADKKQAEADKAKEQADKEQAEADKAKDEADKKADEAKDEQEMADKKADEAQEDRKDIASDTQKIVEEKKAEKKAEGDAAIASAIPGYGLKVVDEAKLLSELVLLDLKTENELKTSSIATIRGRSLYVVGKNLLAIAGTESGNGVIALVLIDSKSLEIVKQSGENIAADSVLIKNGDDYYAVINNGGKYNLGRYNDKLELQAKSAIQVLPYTPVTIGDKGLLVQDSSGAVRLLKLTDLTNIVVTE, from the coding sequence ATGAAAAAGCTTTTGGTTTTTTGTTTATTTTTAACTGCCGTATTTTCGGCTGCCGCTGCAATTGAAGTGGACAGACCCGAAATAGATACGGTAAAAAATCGGGTTATAGAATTTATTAACTATACCGGCGAACACGATACGGTAGATTCCGTAGAAACTATACGTGCAATAGGTTCCGCATTGGGCCCGGCAGTAAGACAAGGCCGTGCCGGAGATACCGAAAAATATGCGGTTATTCACTGTGTAGACCCTGCCGTTAAAACGGGTTTCGATGCCGATATTTTTATAATCGGAAAAAATGCGGGAGTTGACCATATTAACAATTTACGTTTAATGATTGCAGGATATTTATCCGCCGCCTACGGTTATTCTCAAAAAGATGCTGCGACAATAGCTCACTTTGTTACCGTATATAATGCGGTTTACCGCTCCAATTTTTCATATTTTAAAGAAAAGTATAAGCAGGTTGTTTTAAATAATTTAACTGCGGAAAAAGCCGGTATAGCCTTGCGCTACGACCAATGGCCCGGTCAAACTCAAATTGTAATTCCGCTTACTGACCAAAAATATTCGGGCACTTTAAGCTCAGTCGATACTTCTTCAATTTCGGATAAAAATGTCGTAGAAAAAATGCGGGAAAGCGATGATAAAGAAATTGCTGCAAGAAAAGATATGGTCGATTTAAAAGAACGTGAAAGCGGTGAAGCGGAAAAAAGAGCTGAAGAGATAAAAAAAGAAGCTGCCGAAAAGAAAAAAGAAGCGGCAACTCAGCAAAAAGAAGCGGATAAGCAAAAAAAAGAAGCGGCAACTCAGCAAAAAGAAGCTGATAAAAAACAAAAAGAAGCCGATAAAAAACAAAAAGAAGCCGATTCTGCAAAGGCTAAGGCTGAAAAAACCGGCGATGAAAAAGACAAAGCCGCCGCCGATAAAAAGCAGGCTGAAGCCGATAAGGCGAAAGAGCAAGCCGATAAAAAGCAGGCTGAAGCCGATAAGGCGAAAGAGCAAGCCGATAAGGAACAGGCCGAAGCCGATAAGGCAAAAGATGAAGCCGATAAAAAAGCCGATGAAGCGAAAGACGAGCAGGAAATGGCCGATAAAAAAGCCGATGAAGCGCAAGAAGACAGAAAAGATATAGCTTCCGATACTCAAAAAATAGTCGAAGAAAAAAAAGCCGAAAAAAAAGCCGAAGGAGATGCGGCTATTGCTTCTGCAATTCCCGGCTACGGTCTGAAAGTTGTAGATGAAGCGAAATTGCTTTCGGAACTTGTTCTTTTAGATTTAAAAACCGAAAACGAACTGAAAACTTCAAGTATTGCAACGATACGCGGAAGAAGTCTTTATGTTGTAGGTAAAAATCTTCTTGCAATTGCAGGTACCGAATCGGGTAACGGTGTAATTGCTTTGGTTTTAATCGATTCCAAATCGCTTGAAATCGTTAAACAAAGCGGTGAAAATATTGCTGCCGACAGCGTTTTAATAAAAAACGGAGATGATTATTATGCCGTTATCAATAACGGAGGAAAATACAATCTCGGCAGATATAACGATAAATTGGAACTTCAGGCAAAGTCCGCAATACAGGTACTTCCTTATACGCCGGTTACAATAGGAGATAAGGGCTTACTTGTACAAGATTCAAGCGGAGCCGTCCGTTTGCTTAAACTTACCGATTTAACGAATATTGTAGTTACAGAATAA
- the def gene encoding peptide deformylase has product MKVLYMGEQSLREVSVPVEKIDEELKDFITEMFKTLKKQDGIGLAAPQVGRNIRLFIATVGGEKYIFINPQIIETSQEQCSMEEGCLSIPKIYEVVQRPSNIRVQFMNIEGKIKTIDADGLLARVIQHENDHLNGVLFLDRLDEATKEQAVKRFEQKKALLLKNRV; this is encoded by the coding sequence ATGAAAGTATTGTATATGGGAGAACAATCGCTTCGCGAAGTTTCCGTACCCGTAGAAAAAATAGATGAAGAACTGAAAGACTTTATTACCGAAATGTTTAAAACCTTAAAAAAACAGGACGGAATAGGTTTAGCGGCTCCGCAAGTAGGGCGGAATATAAGGCTTTTTATAGCAACGGTGGGAGGCGAAAAATATATTTTTATAAATCCTCAAATAATAGAAACCTCGCAAGAGCAATGCTCTATGGAAGAGGGCTGCTTAAGTATTCCTAAAATATACGAAGTTGTGCAGCGGCCTTCAAATATTCGAGTTCAATTTATGAATATAGAAGGGAAAATAAAAACCATAGATGCCGACGGGCTTTTGGCAAGAGTTATTCAGCACGAAAACGACCATTTAAACGGAGTACTTTTTTTAGACAGGCTTGATGAGGCAACAAAAGAACAGGCCGTAAAAAGGTTTGAGCAAAAAAAAGCCCTTCTTTTAAAAAACAGGGTTTAA
- the gpmA gene encoding 2,3-diphosphoglycerate-dependent phosphoglycerate mutase: MKLVLVRHGESEWNKLNLFTGWTDVDLTEKGIEEAKEGGKALLSEGFDFDICYTSYLKRAIHTLGYILSEMDREWLPVIKTWKLNERHYGALQGLNKSETAEKYGEEQVKIWRRSFDIAPPALEKNDKRCPYLQQQYRGIPQEELPLTESLKDTIARAVPYFEKNIKPQMLEGKRILITAHGNSLRALVKYFENLSDEEIISVNIPTGVPLVYEFDSAFKILKKGYLGDQEKINAKINAVAAQGKKK, encoded by the coding sequence ATGAAACTTGTTTTAGTAAGACACGGCGAAAGCGAATGGAATAAACTTAATTTATTTACCGGCTGGACCGATGTGGATTTAACGGAAAAAGGTATTGAAGAAGCAAAGGAAGGCGGCAAGGCTCTTTTAAGCGAAGGCTTTGATTTCGATATTTGCTATACTTCATATTTAAAACGGGCTATTCATACGCTCGGCTATATTTTAAGTGAAATGGACAGGGAATGGCTTCCGGTAATTAAAACGTGGAAGTTAAATGAAAGACACTACGGGGCTCTTCAGGGGCTTAATAAGTCGGAAACGGCCGAAAAATACGGTGAAGAGCAGGTAAAAATTTGGCGGCGCTCTTTTGATATTGCGCCTCCCGCTTTGGAAAAAAACGATAAGCGCTGCCCCTATCTTCAACAACAATATCGCGGTATCCCTCAAGAGGAATTGCCCCTTACGGAAAGTTTAAAAGACACTATCGCCCGCGCAGTTCCGTATTTTGAAAAAAACATAAAACCTCAAATGCTTGAAGGAAAAAGAATTTTAATTACCGCACACGGAAACTCGTTAAGAGCCTTGGTTAAGTATTTTGAAAATTTAAGCGATGAAGAAATTATATCGGTAAACATTCCGACTGGAGTTCCCTTAGTTTACGAATTCGATTCCGCTTTTAAAATCTTAAAAAAAGGATATTTGGGAGATCAGGAAAAAATAAATGCGAAGATTAATGCCGTTGCTGCGCAAGGAAAAAAGAAGTAA